A genomic stretch from Candidatus Thiothrix anitrata includes:
- a CDS encoding DUF4395 domain-containing protein: MVNWIITCCKDLWFRDRNEVSPYINDTAVRIRAGLLLAIPIYMAFTLFDAIFGSDWVITGAVITDTLETDFDGHILYNVEAIKRTFDYSTQTLVLLYALFEMISGMFVSTSRLSPTILLSSFLAKNLRPVWKPLLPKRFAWSIGASFIITCLIFFNPEIFAGWVNAVAGSEILPETYNYMPSWIPLVMVWVCFGFMWMETVLGFCAGCKVHSLLVWMGVLKEECEACNNLDWGESTSKKL, encoded by the coding sequence ATGGTCAATTGGATCATCACTTGCTGCAAGGATCTGTGGTTTCGTGACCGCAACGAAGTCAGCCCCTACATTAACGACACCGCTGTGCGCATCCGCGCGGGGCTATTGCTTGCGATTCCCATCTACATGGCGTTCACGCTGTTTGATGCTATCTTCGGTTCAGATTGGGTAATCACGGGCGCGGTAATTACCGACACGCTCGAAACCGATTTTGATGGGCATATTTTGTATAATGTCGAAGCGATCAAGCGCACCTTTGACTACAGTACACAAACGTTGGTGCTGCTTTACGCGCTGTTTGAAATGATTTCCGGCATGTTTGTAAGCACTTCACGGCTTTCCCCCACCATTTTGCTCAGCAGCTTTCTGGCTAAAAATCTACGCCCGGTGTGGAAGCCGTTATTGCCCAAACGTTTTGCTTGGTCGATTGGCGCAAGTTTTATCATTACTTGTTTGATTTTCTTTAACCCCGAAATCTTCGCGGGCTGGGTGAATGCAGTTGCGGGCAGCGAAATACTTCCTGAAACCTACAACTACATGCCGTCCTGGATTCCACTGGTAATGGTGTGGGTCTGTTTTGGATTTATGTGGATGGAAACTGTATTGGGTTTCTGCGCGGGTTGCAAAGTGCACTCCTTGTTAGTCTGGATGGGCGTGCTAAAAGAAGAGTGCGAGGCTTGCAACAATTTGGATTGGGGTGAGTCCACCAGTAAAAAGCTCTAG
- the soxB gene encoding thiosulfohydrolase SoxB produces the protein MSLTRREFMQMLAAASVAGFSLNNAFADDAAKEGDKTSVKAPNNPYELPAFGNVSLMHYTDCHAQLLPIYFREPNVNLGIGSMKGAVPHLVGEHFLKKYGIEAGTMDAHAFTYIDYVEAAKKYGKVGGFAHLKTLVDQVRAQRPGSLLLDGGDTWQGSWTALKTNAQDMVDAQLALGVDVMTPHWEMTFGADRVKEIVEKDFAGKIDFVAQNVFSNDFDERVFEPFVIKEINGVPVAIVGQAFPYVPVANPRHMVADWSFGIRDSDMQQAVDDARSKGAKVVIVLSHNGMDVDLKMASKVTGIDAIMGGHTHDGVFQPVVVENAGGKTLVTNAGSNGKFLGVLDLDVKDGKVADFRYKLLPVFSNLLEANKDMQALIDKIREPYQKELAEELAVCDDVLYRRGNFNGTFDQLICDALMQELDAPMAFSPGFRWGTSVLPGQPITFEHVADQTAITYGTVTRNEMTGEMVKTILEDVADNLFNEDPYYQQGGDMVRVGGLKFTFDPTAKMGERVSDMMLDGKPLDAAKTYPVAGWASVQEEVPKNKQIWEVVADYLRDKKTIGKIELNTPKLKNVDGNEGLA, from the coding sequence GTGAGTTTAACCCGTCGTGAATTTATGCAAATGTTGGCGGCTGCCAGCGTTGCCGGTTTCAGCCTGAATAACGCCTTCGCCGATGATGCCGCCAAAGAAGGCGACAAAACGTCTGTCAAAGCCCCCAACAACCCGTATGAACTGCCCGCCTTCGGCAATGTATCCTTGATGCATTACACCGACTGCCACGCGCAATTATTACCGATTTACTTCCGCGAGCCGAACGTGAATCTGGGTATCGGCAGCATGAAAGGTGCAGTGCCGCACTTGGTCGGCGAACACTTCCTGAAAAAGTACGGCATCGAAGCCGGTACGATGGATGCGCACGCTTTCACCTACATTGATTACGTTGAAGCCGCAAAAAAATACGGCAAAGTCGGCGGTTTTGCCCACCTGAAAACCTTGGTTGACCAAGTACGTGCGCAACGCCCTGGCTCATTGCTGCTGGACGGCGGTGATACTTGGCAAGGTTCGTGGACAGCGTTGAAAACCAACGCGCAAGACATGGTAGACGCACAGCTTGCCCTCGGCGTAGATGTCATGACCCCGCACTGGGAAATGACCTTCGGCGCGGATCGTGTCAAAGAAATCGTTGAGAAAGATTTCGCAGGCAAAATTGATTTCGTCGCGCAAAACGTTTTCAGCAATGACTTTGACGAGCGCGTATTTGAACCGTTCGTGATCAAAGAAATCAACGGCGTGCCAGTGGCCATTGTTGGGCAGGCATTCCCTTACGTACCCGTTGCCAACCCACGTCACATGGTGGCTGATTGGAGCTTCGGTATCCGTGATTCTGACATGCAACAAGCGGTTGACGATGCGCGTAGCAAAGGCGCGAAAGTAGTTATCGTGCTGTCGCACAACGGCATGGACGTTGACCTGAAAATGGCCAGCAAAGTCACTGGCATTGACGCGATTATGGGCGGTCATACCCACGATGGCGTATTCCAACCGGTAGTGGTAGAAAATGCAGGCGGCAAAACGCTGGTCACGAATGCTGGCTCTAACGGCAAATTCCTCGGCGTACTCGATCTGGATGTCAAAGACGGCAAAGTCGCGGATTTCCGTTACAAATTACTGCCGGTATTCTCTAACTTGTTGGAAGCCAACAAGGACATGCAGGCACTCATCGACAAAATCCGTGAACCGTACCAGAAAGAATTGGCGGAAGAACTCGCGGTCTGTGATGACGTACTATACCGCCGTGGCAATTTCAACGGTACTTTCGACCAATTGATCTGCGACGCGCTGATGCAAGAGCTGGATGCACCGATGGCGTTTTCACCGGGCTTCCGTTGGGGCACAAGCGTCCTGCCGGGGCAGCCAATCACGTTTGAACACGTTGCTGACCAAACCGCAATCACTTACGGCACGGTAACACGTAACGAAATGACCGGTGAAATGGTAAAAACCATCCTTGAAGACGTGGCAGATAACCTCTTCAACGAAGACCCTTATTACCAGCAAGGCGGCGACATGGTGCGCGTCGGTGGCTTGAAATTCACCTTTGACCCGACTGCCAAAATGGGCGAGCGGGTATCCGATATGATGCTGGATGGCAAACCACTGGATGCGGCAAAAACCTACCCCGTGGCAGGCTGGGCAAGCGTTCAGGAAGAAGTACCCAAGAACAAGCAAATATGGGAAGTAGTCGCTGATTACCTGCGCGACAAAAAGACCATTGGCAAGATTGAGCTGAATACGCCGAAACTAAAAAATGTGGATGGCAACGAAGGTTTAGCGTAA
- a CDS encoding DsrE family protein, translating to MLKPIILGLLMTASSVAGLAIADDAKPAEPKAEAAAAPAADAKPAEAKFDPGVPAPKVADDYYAGAEKVVVHVTMEGDEKKYLGVLGNVSNYIKALEQTGKKTDAIVVMNGDGLGLLTTAKQVEMNADSKLPAKIAELKEKGVKFQICYNTLTGRKIKFADLYDAKPEDVIPSGVAEAGRLQSQGYQLLKP from the coding sequence ATGTTAAAACCAATCATACTGGGTTTATTGATGACTGCCAGCAGCGTTGCTGGTCTTGCAATCGCTGACGATGCCAAACCGGCTGAACCGAAAGCAGAAGCCGCCGCTGCCCCGGCTGCGGATGCTAAGCCCGCCGAAGCCAAGTTTGACCCCGGCGTGCCTGCGCCCAAAGTCGCTGACGACTATTACGCCGGTGCTGAAAAAGTGGTAGTTCACGTCACAATGGAAGGTGACGAGAAGAAATACCTCGGCGTGCTGGGCAATGTCAGTAATTACATCAAAGCACTGGAGCAAACCGGCAAGAAAACCGACGCAATTGTCGTGATGAATGGCGATGGTTTAGGCTTGCTGACTACTGCCAAGCAGGTTGAAATGAATGCTGATTCTAAATTGCCCGCTAAAATCGCGGAATTGAAAGAAAAAGGCGTGAAATTCCAAATCTGCTACAACACGTTGACCGGGCGCAAAATCAAGTTTGCTGACTTGTACGATGCCAAACCAGAAGACGTGATTCCCTCTGGCGTAGCGGAAGCAGGCCGTTTGCAATCGCAAGGCTATCAGTTACTGAAGCCGTAA
- a CDS encoding type II toxin-antitoxin system Phd/YefM family antitoxin codes for MQISIRELKVNPSHYIRQAQAGHTVWLTSYKQVVARLISVPAPASQTLLGNIPNVHWLGKKPTLNRPRPTLRGKSLADTVLEMR; via the coding sequence ATGCAAATCTCTATTCGTGAACTAAAAGTAAACCCCTCCCATTACATCCGACAAGCACAGGCGGGGCATACCGTATGGCTGACTTCCTACAAACAGGTGGTAGCACGTCTCATCTCGGTCCCCGCTCCTGCTTCTCAAACATTGCTGGGCAATATTCCCAATGTGCATTGGCTGGGTAAAAAACCCACTCTGAATCGACCACGCCCCACATTACGCGGCAAATCCCTTGCCGATACTGTGTTGGAAATGCGCTAA
- the soxZ gene encoding thiosulfate oxidation carrier complex protein SoxZ has protein sequence MSSIKLKAKVDGDSVSVKALMTHPMETGQRKDKKTGELVPAHFIKEIIVTAGDKTVLTANWGGSVSKNPYLAFSYKGKAGDKLKLAWTDNKGEKDSAEADVA, from the coding sequence ATGTCTAGCATTAAACTTAAAGCCAAAGTCGACGGCGATAGCGTCAGCGTCAAGGCTCTGATGACCCATCCAATGGAAACCGGACAGCGCAAAGATAAAAAAACTGGCGAACTGGTTCCGGCACATTTCATTAAAGAAATCATCGTGACCGCCGGTGACAAAACTGTACTCACCGCCAACTGGGGTGGCTCCGTTTCCAAGAACCCGTACCTCGCATTCAGTTACAAAGGCAAAGCCGGTGACAAGCTCAAGCTTGCTTGGACTGACAACAAAGGCGAGAAAGACTCTGCCGAAGCTGATGTAGCGTAA
- the soxA gene encoding sulfur oxidation c-type cytochrome SoxA, which yields MKKVLTAAAVALALAVSAFSTAHAGPAEDLTAFQGHFKEAFKDVPFADFKDGAYALDANLKEQWQTMEEFPPYEPDIDAGKTIWETAFKNGKTYADCMGDIKTLRSKYPMYDAEKDTIVTLEGALNACKTDGDGEGFANKDGKPLLNKGKIAQLMAYIAMENRGSKIEVATPEGKAAEWYEKGKNFYYAKRGQLNMSCADCHTNNAGKMIRADLLSPALGHVTHWPTYRSAWGETRTLHDRFAGCNTMVRAASFKDQGDEYKALEYFLTYMSNGQEWNGPGSRK from the coding sequence ATGAAAAAAGTATTGACAGCAGCAGCGGTTGCACTGGCTTTAGCAGTTTCCGCATTCAGCACAGCACATGCGGGTCCGGCAGAGGATTTAACTGCCTTTCAAGGCCACTTTAAAGAAGCCTTTAAAGATGTTCCGTTCGCAGACTTCAAAGACGGTGCTTACGCACTGGATGCGAACCTGAAGGAACAATGGCAGACAATGGAAGAATTCCCTCCTTACGAGCCTGATATTGACGCAGGCAAGACTATTTGGGAAACAGCATTCAAAAATGGTAAAACGTATGCTGATTGCATGGGCGACATCAAAACGCTGCGCAGCAAGTACCCCATGTATGATGCAGAAAAAGACACCATTGTCACACTGGAAGGCGCGTTGAATGCGTGCAAAACGGATGGCGATGGTGAAGGCTTTGCCAACAAAGATGGCAAGCCGTTACTGAACAAAGGCAAAATCGCACAGTTGATGGCGTATATCGCAATGGAAAATCGTGGTAGCAAAATCGAAGTCGCGACACCGGAAGGCAAAGCCGCTGAGTGGTACGAGAAAGGCAAAAACTTCTACTACGCTAAGCGTGGTCAGTTGAATATGTCTTGTGCGGATTGCCACACCAACAATGCAGGCAAGATGATCCGTGCGGATTTACTTAGTCCTGCACTGGGTCATGTAACTCACTGGCCTACTTACCGTTCGGCTTGGGGTGAAACTCGCACACTACATGATCGTTTTGCAGGTTGTAACACCATGGTTCGCGCTGCCAGTTTCAAAGACCAAGGGGATGAATATAAGGCACTGGAATACTTCCTGACTTATATGTCTAACGGTCAAGAATGGAACGGCCCCGGCTCACGCAAGTAA
- a CDS encoding RNA polymerase sigma factor, translated as MFSQYFRFNRLDHQLSEHRARLHRMAVAWCGDSTLADDLVQDTLAKALEKQEQLKDEARLGAWLYKILHNCWMEHLRTQKPTLDIDEMELTCTDCPEKHFAADQLATQVRMAVESLPINQCQVMTLVDLEGCSYEQVAAILDIPVGTVMSRLSRAREAMKKRLQGIRQTDNVHYLRRVK; from the coding sequence ATGTTTAGTCAGTATTTTCGCTTTAACCGTCTTGATCATCAGTTGTCGGAACACCGCGCTAGGCTGCATCGTATGGCAGTGGCATGGTGTGGTGACAGTACGTTAGCGGACGATTTGGTGCAAGACACCCTTGCAAAAGCCTTGGAAAAACAAGAGCAGCTTAAAGATGAAGCGCGTTTGGGTGCGTGGTTGTACAAAATCCTGCACAACTGTTGGATGGAGCATTTACGCACCCAAAAGCCGACGCTGGACATTGACGAGATGGAGTTAACGTGTACGGATTGCCCCGAAAAACACTTCGCCGCTGATCAATTGGCAACGCAAGTGCGCATGGCGGTGGAGTCGCTGCCCATTAATCAATGCCAAGTGATGACTTTAGTGGATTTGGAAGGGTGCAGCTACGAACAAGTTGCTGCTATTCTCGACATTCCGGTAGGAACGGTGATGAGTCGCCTCAGCCGCGCCCGCGAAGCTATGAAAAAACGCCTGCAAGGCATACGCCAAACTGACAACGTTCACTATTTACGGAGAGTGAAATGA
- a CDS encoding type II toxin-antitoxin system VapC family toxin, with protein MLLYLDTSALVKLYVQEAYSDVVNELQQQADVIASHQIAFVEFHAALARRHRENDVDTPTFEALKQAFAEDWVDYLQVETDLSLLQSAAELAEAFSLRAYDSVHLAAARHLQQQTPLPLLFACFDKRLNLAAKMLGMQSIQIAI; from the coding sequence ATGCTGCTCTATCTGGACACTTCCGCCCTCGTGAAGTTGTATGTGCAGGAAGCCTATTCTGATGTGGTTAACGAACTTCAACAGCAAGCGGACGTTATCGCCTCGCACCAAATTGCCTTTGTTGAATTTCATGCAGCATTAGCACGCCGTCACCGTGAAAATGATGTCGACACGCCCACCTTTGAAGCCTTAAAACAAGCATTCGCAGAGGATTGGGTCGATTATTTGCAAGTCGAAACTGACCTGAGCTTACTGCAAAGTGCCGCAGAATTGGCGGAAGCCTTTTCCCTGCGTGCCTATGACAGCGTGCATCTCGCAGCAGCACGGCATTTGCAGCAACAAACGCCATTACCGCTATTGTTTGCTTGTTTCGACAAACGTCTGAACTTAGCCGCCAAAATGCTGGGAATGCAGTCTATTCAAATCGCAATATAA
- the soxY gene encoding thiosulfate oxidation carrier protein SoxY — protein MKRRTFLQGTLAAGAAGLAVSAGLLTPSMVMAEGGGAFDAKSMDDALKAMAVTPEESKDITIKAPEIAENGAVVPVEVTTTIADVKEISLLVDGNPTPLAAVFILGEGANPTASTRIKMGKTANVIALVKAGDKAYSAKQEVKVTIGGCGG, from the coding sequence ATGAAACGCAGAACATTTTTGCAAGGCACATTGGCAGCCGGTGCGGCTGGTCTTGCGGTCAGCGCAGGTTTGCTGACTCCTAGTATGGTTATGGCTGAAGGCGGCGGTGCATTTGATGCCAAGTCTATGGACGACGCACTCAAAGCAATGGCCGTTACCCCGGAAGAGTCGAAAGACATTACCATTAAAGCCCCTGAAATCGCTGAAAACGGTGCGGTTGTACCGGTTGAAGTGACTACCACTATCGCTGACGTGAAAGAAATCAGCCTGTTAGTCGACGGCAACCCAACACCACTGGCTGCTGTCTTCATCCTCGGTGAAGGTGCTAACCCTACTGCTTCTACCCGTATCAAAATGGGTAAGACTGCCAACGTTATCGCGTTGGTTAAAGCAGGCGATAAAGCCTATTCAGCAAAACAGGAAGTCAAAGTCACCATCGGCGGCTGCGGCGGTTAA
- the soxZ gene encoding thiosulfate oxidation carrier complex protein SoxZ has protein sequence MSSIKLKAKVDGDSVSVKALMTHPMETGQRKDKKTGELVPAHFIKEIIVTAGDKTVLTANWGGSVSKNPYLAFSYKGKTGDKLKLAWTDNKGEKDSAEADVA, from the coding sequence ATGTCTAGCATTAAACTTAAAGCCAAAGTCGACGGCGATAGCGTCAGCGTCAAGGCTCTGATGACCCATCCAATGGAAACCGGACAGCGCAAAGATAAAAAAACTGGCGAACTGGTTCCGGCACATTTCATTAAAGAAATCATCGTGACTGCCGGTGACAAAACTGTACTCACCGCCAACTGGGGTGGCTCCGTTTCCAAGAACCCGTACCTCGCATTCAGTTACAAAGGCAAAACCGGTGACAAGCTCAAGCTTGCTTGGACTGATAACAAAGGCGAGAAAGACTCTGCCGAAGCTGATGTAGCGTAA
- a CDS encoding GNAT family N-acetyltransferase, translating into MIKITPNIDYVFALELSRSNMADYYTRHELVWDDPCYERLWAGSENFGLYHEDRCVGLVRLNATDEICHLADLQVIPGMQGQGVGSYALDYMRKLAKIRGKQQMRLLVFIDNPVREFYQRCGFRILEQEGVFYQMECTLL; encoded by the coding sequence ATGATAAAAATTACCCCTAATATTGATTATGTTTTTGCCTTAGAACTATCACGTAGCAATATGGCTGACTATTACACGCGCCACGAGTTGGTTTGGGATGATCCCTGTTATGAGCGATTGTGGGCTGGATCGGAGAATTTCGGGCTGTACCATGAGGATCGTTGTGTGGGGCTGGTGCGTTTGAATGCGACAGATGAGATTTGTCATCTTGCTGATTTGCAAGTTATTCCCGGGATGCAAGGGCAGGGTGTGGGCAGTTATGCTTTGGACTACATGCGCAAACTTGCCAAAATCCGAGGTAAACAGCAGATGCGTTTGCTGGTGTTTATTGATAATCCGGTAAGGGAGTTTTATCAACGGTGTGGTTTTCGTATCCTTGAACAGGAAGGGGTATTTTATCAGATGGAATGCACGTTGCTGTAA
- the soxY gene encoding thiosulfate oxidation carrier protein SoxY — protein MKRRTFLQGTLAAGAAGLAVSAGLLTPSMVMAEGGGAFDAKSMDDALKAMAVTPEESKDITIKAPEIAENGAVVPVEVTTTIADVKEISLLVDGNPTPLAAVFILGEGANPTASTRIKMGKTANVIALVKAGDKAYSAKQEVKVTIGGCGG, from the coding sequence ATGAAACGCAGAACATTTTTGCAAGGCACATTGGCAGCCGGTGCGGCTGGTCTTGCGGTCAGCGCAGGTTTGCTGACTCCTAGTATGGTTATGGCTGAAGGCGGCGGTGCATTTGATGCCAAGTCTATGGACGACGCACTCAAAGCAATGGCCGTTACCCCGGAAGAGTCCAAAGACATTACCATTAAAGCCCCTGAAATCGCTGAAAACGGTGCAGTTGTACCGGTCGAAGTGACGACCACTATCGCTGACGTGAAAGAAATCAGCCTGTTAGTCGACGGCAACCCAACACCACTGGCTGCTGTCTTCATCCTCGGTGAAGGTGCTAACCCTACTGCTTCTACTCGTATCAAAATGGGTAAGACTGCCAACGTTATCGCGTTGGTTAAAGCAGGCGATAAAGCCTATTCAGCAAAACAGGAAGTCAAAGTCACCATCGGCGGCTGCGGCGGTTAA
- the lipA gene encoding lipoyl synthase gives MERKEPGHKERGADKVARIPIKIEPTTEFRRKPAWIKAKAPSTPEVKRLKAVLREQKLHTVCEEANCPNLGECFTHGTATFMIMGDICTRRCPFCDVSHGKPLPLDTDEPLNMAQTIQAMGLRYVVITSVDRDDLRDGGAEHFVKCIQTARELNPELKIEILTPDFRGRMEIALHILESAPPDVFNHNMETVPRLYKQSRPGADYQYSLNLIKAFKQRFPHIPSKSGLMLGLGETNEEVIVTLQDLRDHDCDMLTLGQYLQPSRHHLPVDRFVTPDEFAELAVIAKSMGFSQVASGPMVRSSYHADQQAAGVL, from the coding sequence ATGGAACGCAAGGAACCCGGTCATAAAGAACGCGGTGCAGACAAAGTTGCGCGTATTCCGATTAAAATTGAGCCGACCACCGAATTTCGCCGCAAACCTGCATGGATCAAGGCTAAAGCTCCATCCACCCCGGAAGTCAAACGCCTCAAAGCGGTATTGCGTGAACAAAAATTGCATACCGTGTGCGAGGAAGCGAACTGCCCGAATTTAGGCGAATGCTTCACCCACGGTACGGCAACCTTTATGATTATGGGCGATATTTGCACACGCCGCTGCCCGTTTTGCGATGTTTCCCACGGCAAACCGTTACCGCTGGATACTGACGAACCGCTCAATATGGCGCAAACCATTCAGGCAATGGGCTTGCGTTACGTGGTGATTACCTCGGTAGACCGCGATGATTTGCGCGATGGCGGCGCGGAACATTTCGTCAAGTGCATTCAAACCGCACGCGAATTAAACCCCGAACTGAAAATCGAAATCCTCACCCCTGATTTCCGGGGACGCATGGAAATCGCTTTGCACATTCTCGAAAGCGCACCGCCGGACGTGTTCAATCACAATATGGAAACCGTGCCGCGCTTGTACAAACAATCTCGCCCCGGTGCGGATTACCAGTATTCGCTGAACCTGATCAAGGCGTTTAAACAGCGGTTTCCGCACATACCCAGCAAATCCGGTTTAATGCTGGGGCTGGGCGAAACCAACGAAGAAGTGATTGTTACCCTGCAAGATTTACGCGATCACGATTGCGATATGCTGACTTTGGGGCAATATTTGCAACCCAGCCGCCACCATTTACCGGTTGACCGCTTCGTGACCCCGGATGAATTTGCAGAGCTGGCGGTGATTGCCAAATCAATGGGCTTTAGCCAAGTAGCAAGTGGCCCGATGGTGCGCTCGTCGTATCATGCGGATCAACAGGCAGCAGGCGTGTTGTAA
- a CDS encoding MBL fold metallo-hydrolase yields the protein MRVIAAFFTLLCLTIGLNAHADDKLPPVVMELIKVSEHVYYVQGAPGAATQNHGFISNAAVIVTDEGVILFDTLGTPALAQLFLKKLKKVTDKPVKKVIVSHYHADHIYGLQVFKDLGAEIIAPAGAEEYLNSENAETLLASRRADLAPWVNADTRLVKPDRYVDGNEEITLGGVTLKLIFNGKAHSDGDQSVLVEPDGVLLIGDLIFEGRVPFVGDANTKIWLERLKDMAQGKLTAMVPGHGPMSKKPQEVIKTTVQYIEFLRETMGKAVEDMTPFDEAYAATDWGDFIHLPAFEEANRRNAYQVYLSLEQEGMQ from the coding sequence ATGCGCGTTATCGCCGCATTCTTTACCCTTCTCTGTTTAACCATCGGGCTGAATGCCCATGCTGATGACAAACTGCCCCCCGTCGTGATGGAGCTGATCAAAGTTTCCGAACACGTTTACTATGTGCAAGGCGCACCGGGTGCTGCCACCCAAAACCACGGTTTCATTTCCAACGCTGCGGTGATTGTCACTGACGAAGGCGTAATTTTATTCGATACCCTTGGCACACCAGCCTTGGCGCAATTATTCCTGAAAAAGCTCAAAAAAGTGACCGACAAGCCGGTGAAAAAGGTCATTGTCAGCCATTATCACGCCGACCATATTTACGGCTTACAAGTATTCAAAGACTTAGGCGCGGAAATTATCGCCCCTGCCGGTGCTGAGGAATATCTCAATTCTGAAAACGCCGAAACCTTGCTGGCTTCGCGGCGCGCAGACCTTGCCCCGTGGGTCAATGCTGACACCCGCTTGGTTAAACCCGACCGTTACGTCGATGGCAATGAAGAAATCACCCTTGGTGGTGTCACCCTCAAACTCATTTTCAATGGCAAAGCGCATTCTGATGGCGACCAAAGTGTGCTGGTCGAGCCGGATGGCGTGTTGCTAATTGGTGATTTGATTTTTGAAGGGCGCGTGCCTTTCGTTGGCGATGCCAATACCAAAATCTGGCTGGAACGCTTAAAAGACATGGCGCAAGGCAAGCTCACTGCGATGGTTCCGGGTCACGGCCCGATGTCCAAAAAACCGCAGGAAGTGATTAAAACCACGGTGCAATACATCGAATTCCTGCGTGAAACCATGGGCAAAGCCGTCGAAGACATGACCCCGTTTGACGAAGCTTATGCCGCCACCGACTGGGGCGATTTCATCCACCTGCCTGCATTTGAAGAAGCCAACCGCCGCAATGCTTATCAGGTCTACCTGTCGCTGGAACAGGAAGGAATGCAATAA
- a CDS encoding MBL fold metallo-hydrolase: protein MRIIAAFFATLCLTLGLNAHADDNLPPVVMELLKVSEHVYYVQGAPGAATQNHGFISNAAAIVTDEGVVLFDTLGTPALAQLFLQKLKKITDKPVKKVIVSHYHADHIYGLQVFKDLGAEIIAPAGAEEYLNSENAETLLASRREDLAPWVNADTRLVKPDRYVDGNEEITLGGVTIKLIFNGKAHSDGDQSVLVEPDGVLLIGDLIFEGRVPFVGDANTKIWLERLKDMAQGKLTAMVPGHGPMSKNPQEVIKTTVQYIEFLRETMGKAVEDMTSFDEAYAATDWGDFIHLPAFDEANRRNAYQVYLSLEQEGMRPDAKFCVSTTTITTDHCPTHAPNCHALPEDSCALSPHSLPFSV, encoded by the coding sequence ATGCGCATCATTGCCGCATTTTTCGCCACTCTCTGTTTAACACTGGGGCTGAATGCCCATGCTGACGACAACCTTCCACCTGTCGTGATGGAGCTGCTTAAAGTTTCCGAACACGTGTACTACGTGCAAGGCGCACCCGGCGCAGCCACGCAAAACCACGGTTTCATTTCCAACGCCGCAGCCATTGTCACTGACGAAGGCGTGGTGCTGTTCGACACCCTTGGCACGCCTGCCTTGGCGCAATTATTCCTGCAAAAGCTCAAAAAGATAACCGACAAACCGGTGAAAAAGGTCATTGTCAGCCACTACCACGCCGACCATATTTACGGCTTGCAAGTCTTTAAAGATTTGGGGGCGGAAATCATCGCCCCCGCTGGTGCTGAGGAATACCTCAATTCTGAAAACGCCGAAACCCTGCTGGCCTCACGCCGTGAAGACCTTGCCCCCTGGGTGAATGCTGACACCCGCTTGGTTAAACCCGACCGTTATGTCGATGGCAATGAAGAAATCACCCTCGGCGGTGTCACCATCAAACTGATTTTCAACGGCAAAGCGCATTCTGACGGCGATCAAAGCGTGCTGGTTGAGCCGGATGGCGTATTGCTGATTGGCGATCTGATTTTTGAAGGGCGCGTCCCCTTCGTTGGCGATGCCAATACCAAAATATGGCTGGAACGCTTAAAAGACATGGCACAAGGCAAACTCACCGCAATGGTTCCCGGTCACGGCCCCATGTCCAAAAACCCGCAGGAAGTGATTAAAACCACTGTCCAATACATCGAATTCCTGCGTGAAACCATGGGCAAGGCGGTTGAAGACATGACCTCGTTTGACGAAGCGTATGCCGCCACCGACTGGGGTGATTTCATCCATCTGCCCGCTTTTGACGAAGCCAACCGCCGCAATGCCTATCAGGTTTACTTGTCGCTGGAACAGGAAGGAATGAGACCCGACGCAAAATTTTGCGTCTCTACCACAACCATAACCACTGATCACTGCCCCACACACGCCCCCAACTGTCACGCTTTACCGGAGGACTCATGCGCGTTATCGCCGCATTCTTTACCCTTCTCTGTTTAA